One part of the Rutidosis leptorrhynchoides isolate AG116_Rl617_1_P2 chromosome 1, CSIRO_AGI_Rlap_v1, whole genome shotgun sequence genome encodes these proteins:
- the LOC139860367 gene encoding uncharacterized protein has translation MRRHDWINSMLPDELIIEIFRNLDSKSSRDASSLVCRRWQALERFSRDTIRIGGSGSPDSLVNLIARRFVNVTNLYIDERLSDAHPFGVGRRRPARQSAWARHHFFAERFESYCLSDAGLAAVADGFTKLEKLTLIWCSNATSEGLRFVAQKCASLKSLDLQGCYVGDQGIGAIGECCKQLEAVNFRFCEGLTDTGLIELAIGCGKTLKSLGVAACDKITDVSLEAVGSYCRSLETLSLDSEYIRNKGIIAVAKGCPRLKNLNLQCIMVTDEALTAVGNLCVLLESLALYSFQRFSDKSLCAIGKGCKKLKNLMLSDCYFLSDKGLEAVAAGCSELERLEVNGCHNISTFGLQSIGRSCMRLKELALLYCQKVSDDALFEVGKGCKYLQALHLVDCSLIGDDAICSIAIGCKNLKKLHIRRCYEVGSKGITAVGENCKYLTELSIRFCDRVGDEALVAIGDGCPLLRHLNVSGCHQIGDIGITAIARGCPQLTYLDVSVLQNLQDMALVEVGEGCPLLQDIVLSHCREISDVGLAHLVNRCKFLESCHMVYCPGVTAAGVATVISTCTNIKKILIEKSKVSERTRRRAGSIISYLCVEI, from the exons ATGAGGCGTCACGATTGGATAAATTCAATGTTACCAGATGAATTGATCATCGAGATCTTTCGTAATTTGGATTCAAAATCCAGCCGAGATGCATCTTCTCTGGTCTGCCGTCGTTGGCAAGCCCTAGAACGTTTCAGCCGTGATACAATTCGAATCGGTGGCTCCGGTAGCCCCGATTCACTTGTTAATCTCATCGCTAGGCGTTTCGTTAATGTTACCAACCTTTATATCGATGAGCGATTATCTGATGCTCATCCCTTTGGTGTT GGAAGACGACGCCCTGCTAGACAATCTGCATGGGCCAGGCATCACTTTTTTGCGGAGAGATTTGAGTCATATTGTCTATCGGATGCTGGCTTGGCTGCCGTTGCTGATGGTTTTACCAAACTTGAGAAATTAACACTAATATGGTGCTCTAATGCAACAAGTGAGGGTCTTAGATTTGTAGCTCAGAAATGTGCATCTTTGAAATCCTTGGATTTGCAG GGCTGCTATGTTGGAGATCAAGGTATAGGTGCTATTGGCGAGTGTTGTAAACAACTTGAAGCAGTGAACTTTCGTTTTTGTGAAGGTTTAACCGACACAGGTTTAATTGAGTTAGCCATTGGTTGCGGGAAGACTCTTAAATCACTTGGTGTGGCTGCTTGTGATAAAATAACTGATGTATCACTAGAAGCTGTAGGGTCTTATTGCAGATCTCTTGAGACTTTGTCATTGGACTCAGAGTATATTCGTAACAAAGGGATAATTGCTGTTGCAAAAGGTTGTCCCCGTCTTAAGAATTTGAATCTTCAATGTATCATGGTTACAGATGAGGCTTTGACTGCTGTTGGTAACTTATGTGTGCTCTTGGAGTCCTTAGCACTCTATAGTTTTCAGAGATTTTCAGACAA GAGCCTTTGTGCGATTGGGAAGGGATGTAAAAAGTTGAAGAATCTGATGCTGAGTGATTGCTATTTCCTGAGCGATAAGGGATTAGAGGCTGTTGCAGCTGGTTGCTCTGAACTTGAACGGTTGGAAGTCAATGGTTGCCACAATATTAGCACATTTGGGCTGCAAAGCATCGGAAGGTCTTGCAT GCGTCTTAAAGAGTTAGCATTACTATACTGTCAGAAAGTGAGTGATGATGCCTTATTCGAAGTTGGTAAAGGCTGCAAGTACTTGCAAGCCCTTCATTTAGTGGATTGCTCTCTTATTGGTGATGATGCCATTTGTAGCATCGCTATTGGCTGCAAGAATTTGAAAAAACTTCACATACGCAGATGTTATGAG GTTGGGAGCAAGGGAATTACAGCTGTTGGTGAAAACTGTAAATACCTTACGGAACTCAGTATCCGTTTTTGTGATAG GGTAGGGGATGAAGCTCTGGTGGCTATTGGTGATGGTTGCCCTTTGTTACGTCATTTAAATGTCAGTGGCTGCCACCAAATTGGTGATATTGGAATAACAGCAATTGCAAGAGGCTGCCCTCAACTAACATATTTGGATGTTAGCGTTCTTCAA aattTGCAGGACATGGCACTGGTAGAGGTAGGAGAAGGGTGTCCTTTATTACAGGATATAGTGCTATCACATTGTCGAGAAATAAGTGATGTTGGTTTAGCACATCTTGTTAACAGATGCAAATTTCTTGAATCCTGCCACATGGTTTATTGTCCCGGTGTGACTGCAGCAGGGGTGGCCACTGTTATATCTACATGTACCAACATTAAGAAGATTCTAATTGAAAAGTCAAAGGTTAGTGAGA